A single Pradoshia eiseniae DNA region contains:
- a CDS encoding MalY/PatB family protein: protein MDNSNINFIERRGTGSLKWDHADVLFNGEGLLPMWVADMDLGVPHQVQEALIERVNHPIFGYARPHDSLYDAVINWMKDKHNWTINKDQVFFSSGVVPSIAAAINAFTEPGDKVMIQSPVYAPFYSCINENNRTLVDNPLIIRDNRLEINYEDFENKLKDGVKLFILCSPHNPGGMVWSKADITRMAELCKEYDVLIISDEIHADLNLYGNEHTPIAKLNPNSITLMAPSKTFNIAGLQASLAIAENPEIMKKLTGQFLKQGFYGLNVLAYPAMEAAYTYGADWLKEAVSVIEDNVELVTSFINDKLPVVKVIKPEASFLVWIDLRGLDITDSEITKRLIQKGRIALEPGAKFGKAGSGFVRMNIGCSPETVKEGLNRLYTAFDDLI from the coding sequence ATGGACAATTCGAATATAAATTTCATTGAACGAAGAGGAACTGGCTCACTGAAGTGGGACCACGCCGATGTCTTATTCAATGGAGAAGGTCTATTGCCGATGTGGGTAGCGGATATGGACCTTGGTGTACCCCATCAAGTTCAGGAAGCATTGATTGAACGAGTGAACCATCCCATATTTGGGTATGCCCGCCCGCATGATTCATTGTATGATGCCGTCATCAATTGGATGAAGGATAAGCATAATTGGACCATAAATAAGGATCAAGTCTTTTTCAGCTCTGGGGTGGTACCTTCTATTGCGGCAGCTATTAATGCATTCACAGAACCAGGAGATAAGGTCATGATTCAATCACCTGTCTATGCTCCCTTTTACAGCTGCATTAACGAGAACAACCGGACGCTGGTCGATAATCCGCTCATCATTAGGGATAACCGCCTCGAAATTAATTACGAAGACTTTGAGAATAAATTAAAAGATGGCGTCAAGCTCTTTATCCTATGCAGCCCTCATAATCCTGGCGGGATGGTTTGGAGCAAGGCTGATATTACCCGCATGGCTGAATTATGTAAAGAATATGATGTCCTAATCATCTCTGATGAAATCCATGCTGATTTAAATTTATATGGGAATGAGCATACACCAATCGCGAAATTAAATCCGAACTCCATCACGCTTATGGCGCCAAGTAAAACGTTCAATATCGCAGGTCTGCAAGCATCGCTTGCCATCGCTGAAAATCCGGAAATCATGAAGAAACTGACCGGACAATTCCTAAAGCAAGGATTCTACGGCCTCAATGTTTTAGCCTACCCAGCGATGGAAGCCGCTTATACATATGGTGCCGATTGGCTTAAGGAGGCTGTTTCTGTCATCGAAGACAATGTCGAGCTTGTAACCAGCTTCATTAACGACAAACTGCCTGTCGTAAAGGTTATCAAACCTGAGGCATCCTTCCTCGTTTGGATTGACTTGCGCGGACTCGACATTACCGATAGTGAAATAACCAAACGCCTCATCCAAAAGGGGAGGATTGCTCTTGAACCCGGGGCAAAATTCGGCAAAGCCGGCAGCGGATTTGTACGTATGAATATTGGCTGCAGTCCAGAGACAGTCAAGGAAGGACTTAACCGACTATACACTGCCTTTGATGATTTAATTTAA
- a CDS encoding ABC transporter substrate-binding protein yields MKKIMMFSLLGVLLLGLIGCSSNNTAGGSNGDTVTIGFTGPLSGAAAYYGERTLQGLEMAAEEINEAGGFEADGKTYKLEIKALDDKYLPNEAAANAKRLVQEDKAPIIFTPHSGGVQALQVFNERDKFIIGAYTSEPGVVESGNELTVQVAPQYSGYIEPFTTYSIETSGKKLAMLPPATEYGKDWAESLQPEWEKQGGEVVYHSAIDFAKDTDFFTIITNALKKKPDVMFIGGASEATAKVAKQARELGFKGGFIVMDQAKFDQMKTITGSYDTFNNSIGVTPLIYSDFPGTDGFLEKYRDKYDGVDPSSESGLDYIALYALVGAMEAAGTVDDVEKIRSHVQDGLDSIPDEKKVYSIPSITKEGSFEIDRRLTIIEDGEVKEYKE; encoded by the coding sequence ATGAAAAAAATTATGATGTTTTCTTTGCTGGGAGTACTGTTACTGGGCTTGATAGGCTGTTCATCCAATAATACGGCTGGCGGGAGCAATGGGGACACCGTTACAATTGGATTCACGGGTCCATTGAGCGGAGCGGCAGCCTATTATGGTGAGCGGACATTACAGGGTCTTGAGATGGCTGCGGAGGAGATTAATGAGGCTGGCGGCTTTGAGGCAGATGGAAAAACATATAAGCTGGAAATCAAAGCCCTTGATGATAAATATTTGCCTAATGAAGCAGCTGCCAATGCAAAACGCCTTGTGCAGGAGGATAAGGCCCCGATTATTTTCACGCCGCATAGCGGGGGAGTGCAGGCCTTGCAGGTATTCAATGAGCGTGACAAATTTATTATCGGAGCCTATACAAGCGAACCAGGTGTCGTTGAATCAGGGAATGAACTGACCGTACAGGTTGCTCCGCAATACAGCGGATATATTGAGCCTTTCACGACCTATTCGATAGAAACATCAGGCAAGAAATTAGCTATGCTGCCGCCTGCAACAGAATATGGGAAGGACTGGGCAGAAAGCCTTCAGCCTGAATGGGAAAAGCAAGGAGGAGAAGTCGTTTATCATTCAGCGATTGACTTTGCGAAAGATACAGACTTCTTTACGATTATCACAAATGCCCTTAAGAAGAAACCGGATGTGATGTTTATCGGGGGAGCTTCAGAAGCAACGGCAAAGGTGGCCAAACAAGCACGAGAGCTTGGCTTTAAGGGCGGATTTATTGTCATGGACCAGGCGAAGTTTGATCAAATGAAGACCATCACCGGAAGCTATGATACGTTCAACAATTCTATTGGGGTGACACCATTAATCTATTCTGACTTCCCAGGGACAGATGGATTTTTGGAAAAATATCGTGATAAATATGACGGTGTGGACCCAAGCTCCGAGTCTGGTCTCGACTATATCGCTTTATACGCCCTAGTCGGGGCTATGGAGGCTGCGGGAACGGTGGACGATGTAGAGAAGATCAGAAGCCATGTTCAGGATGGATTGGATAGTATTCCAGATGAAAAGAAAGTATACAGTATTCCAAGCATTACAAAGGAAGGCTCTTTTGAAATTGATCGAAGGCTTACGATTATAGAAGACGGGGAAGTCAAGGAATATAAAGAATAA
- a CDS encoding ABC transporter ATP-binding protein: MLKLKEVHVKYGHYTAVKDATIEVESGEIIVLLGANGAGKSTLFRAISGLQRVASGSISFFDEPIHSLSADRIVQKGIVQCAEGRKLFPQMTVHENLQLGAFVHKRKKEQIKETMNHVYELFPILKDKDTHAAGSLSGGQQQMLAIGRALMAKPKLMMLDEPSIGLAPLIVEQMFNIIETINKEGTTILLAEQNANAALKIADKGYVFESGSIVLSGTSEELMSNEKVKKAYIGA, translated from the coding sequence TTGCTTAAATTGAAAGAGGTTCATGTTAAGTATGGCCATTATACGGCGGTCAAAGATGCGACGATAGAGGTTGAGAGCGGTGAAATCATTGTGCTTCTAGGAGCAAACGGAGCTGGCAAGAGCACGCTATTCCGTGCAATCAGCGGGCTTCAAAGAGTTGCCTCGGGCTCCATCAGTTTCTTTGATGAACCGATCCACTCATTGAGTGCAGACCGGATTGTTCAAAAGGGAATTGTTCAATGCGCGGAAGGACGGAAGTTGTTTCCGCAAATGACTGTTCATGAAAACCTTCAGCTTGGCGCTTTTGTCCATAAACGAAAGAAAGAGCAAATCAAAGAAACAATGAATCATGTATATGAATTATTTCCGATTTTGAAAGATAAAGATACTCACGCGGCAGGCAGTCTGAGCGGGGGGCAGCAGCAAATGCTTGCCATTGGCCGGGCGCTTATGGCTAAGCCCAAGTTAATGATGCTTGATGAGCCATCCATTGGCTTGGCTCCTCTGATTGTTGAGCAGATGTTTAACATCATAGAAACCATCAATAAGGAAGGCACAACCATTCTTCTGGCTGAGCAAAATGCAAATGCCGCTTTGAAAATTGCCGATAAAGGCTATGTATTTGAAAGCGGTTCCATCGTTTTATCAGGAACATCGGAAGAGTTAATGTCCAACGAGAAGGTTAAGAAAGCGTACATTGGAGCTTAA